From Halodesulfovibrio aestuarii DSM 17919 = ATCC 29578, one genomic window encodes:
- the nhaC gene encoding Na+/H+ antiporter NhaC: protein MNSERRKPSLLWALLTFTLPVAVILYGTVILGVRPPVLPLLVAVVLAGIMSLRIGYSWEELQEGMLSAVGRIQLAVAILMIVGMIIPAWMASGTIPAIIYWGLKFITPEHFLVSTFVLCSVASLATGTSFGTMGTIGVALLGVGGAMQFDPAWTVGAIVSGAYFGDKMSPVSDSTNITATVCDVPLFTHISSMLWTTVPAAIITLAGYWLLGSMHTGDTGSVANINVILSNLEASFNLSPVAFIPPVLMIILAYKRLPVLPVMIICLVSALVIAFFEGSTMAELAGQMTRGYKAATASPELNKLLSRGGLMSIMVTILLLTSGMAFGGILEKARVLEVLLDAMLRGAKSATSLVGATLVAAYIILLGTGSQILAVVVPGRAFSESYKNADIAPQVLSRTCEDAGTLGCPLIPWSVHAFYILGVLGVSAVDFMPYAFFNFTIPLISMGCAVTGFGIFNTKGESVRAVELSKESSPA from the coding sequence ATGAACTCTGAAAGAAGAAAGCCATCATTACTATGGGCTCTTCTGACTTTTACTCTTCCCGTTGCCGTCATTCTGTACGGAACTGTAATTCTTGGCGTACGCCCTCCGGTTTTACCACTGTTGGTTGCCGTAGTTCTTGCCGGAATTATGTCTCTGCGGATTGGCTATTCGTGGGAAGAATTACAGGAAGGTATGTTGTCTGCTGTTGGAAGGATTCAGCTGGCAGTTGCCATTTTAATGATTGTCGGGATGATTATTCCTGCTTGGATGGCGTCCGGCACTATTCCCGCAATTATCTATTGGGGATTAAAATTTATCACTCCTGAGCATTTCCTTGTTTCCACATTTGTTCTCTGCTCAGTGGCCTCACTTGCCACAGGAACATCGTTCGGAACCATGGGAACCATCGGTGTAGCCTTGCTGGGAGTGGGCGGAGCCATGCAATTTGATCCGGCATGGACCGTCGGAGCCATTGTTTCCGGTGCGTACTTCGGGGATAAAATGTCTCCGGTGTCCGACTCCACCAACATTACAGCAACAGTCTGTGATGTTCCTTTGTTCACTCATATTTCTTCCATGCTCTGGACAACCGTTCCGGCAGCAATCATTACCCTTGCCGGTTACTGGTTACTCGGTTCTATGCATACCGGAGACACCGGCAGTGTTGCAAACATCAATGTAATTCTCAGCAACCTTGAAGCTTCCTTCAATTTATCGCCTGTCGCATTTATTCCACCTGTATTAATGATTATTCTAGCCTATAAGCGCCTTCCCGTGCTGCCTGTTATGATCATTTGCCTCGTGAGTGCGCTTGTAATCGCCTTCTTTGAAGGTTCCACCATGGCTGAGCTCGCAGGGCAAATGACACGGGGATACAAGGCAGCTACTGCTTCGCCGGAACTGAACAAACTCCTTTCCCGTGGCGGTCTTATGAGCATCATGGTCACAATTCTTTTACTGACAAGCGGCATGGCCTTCGGTGGCATTCTTGAAAAAGCACGAGTTCTTGAAGTACTGCTTGATGCAATGCTCCGTGGTGCCAAGTCTGCCACAAGTCTGGTAGGGGCAACTCTTGTTGCTGCGTACATTATCCTTTTAGGCACAGGAAGTCAGATTCTGGCTGTCGTTGTTCCGGGACGCGCTTTCAGTGAGTCTTATAAAAATGCAGACATTGCCCCGCAGGTACTCTCCCGCACATGTGAAGATGCGGGCACTCTTGGTTGTCCTCTAATCCCTTGGAGTGTGCATGCATTCTATATTTTAGGTGTTCTTGGCGTAAGTGCGGTCGATTTTATGCCTTACGCATTCTTTAACTTCACCATACCACTCATTTCCATGGGATGTGCTGTCACCGGATTTGGGATTTTTAATACAAAAGGTGAGTCAGTTCGCGCCGTCGAGCTGAGTAAAGAAAGCAGCCCTGCTTAA
- the mltA gene encoding murein transglycosylase A yields the protein MTVRHISRILTALLIISTVFFAGCSQSPPPTEPSEPTTEQPEGARFIKLNESEARTVSQTLTISKQGIRSWVDFAPSLEYSARYVAQKPQCKLALDRYGLKVTWETLAKSIKRMQVLLPQLDAHPELLAKFFTFYRLDADPQFTGYYEPALQASLSRKKGYTCPLYAKPSDLQVLNLGDIHPRWKGQRALYRIESGKAVPYYDRKAIDINGVLKSRNLEIAWAKDPLDIFFLQIQGSGRLLLDDGSTKHILYSGKNGRPYVSLGRVMLNRGLLPKDGISMQSIRKYFDEHPKDAYKLLATNPSYVFFKLADSGPYGAMGQPLTPRVSLATDPSFIPLGSVFLFDVPLPEKDEQGAFQYGENIKGLGLAQDTGGAIKKHHLDFFSGYGEEATWIAGHMNTNGAVWLLLPK from the coding sequence TTGACTGTCAGACATATTTCTCGAATTTTAACTGCACTACTTATTATCAGTACTGTTTTTTTTGCAGGGTGCAGCCAGTCTCCCCCCCCAACGGAACCAAGTGAACCGACCACAGAGCAGCCTGAAGGTGCTCGGTTTATAAAGCTTAATGAATCAGAAGCCCGTACTGTGAGTCAAACTCTCACAATTAGCAAACAGGGAATACGCTCCTGGGTAGATTTTGCACCATCGCTTGAGTATTCCGCCCGATACGTGGCTCAAAAACCGCAATGCAAACTGGCACTTGATCGATACGGGTTAAAGGTAACATGGGAAACTCTCGCCAAGTCGATTAAACGCATGCAGGTACTCTTGCCGCAGCTTGATGCCCATCCTGAACTGCTGGCAAAGTTTTTTACATTTTACAGGCTCGATGCAGACCCGCAATTTACCGGATATTATGAGCCGGCCTTACAGGCTAGCCTGAGCAGAAAAAAGGGGTACACCTGTCCACTTTACGCTAAGCCTTCCGACCTTCAGGTGCTGAATCTCGGAGATATCCATCCCCGTTGGAAAGGCCAGCGCGCACTCTACCGCATTGAATCCGGTAAAGCCGTGCCGTACTATGACAGAAAAGCCATTGACATTAATGGTGTTTTAAAATCACGCAACCTTGAAATTGCATGGGCAAAAGATCCGCTGGATATTTTCTTTCTACAAATCCAAGGCTCCGGAAGACTCCTTCTGGACGATGGCTCAACAAAACATATCTTGTATTCCGGAAAAAACGGGCGACCATATGTGTCTCTGGGGCGTGTCATGCTTAACAGAGGCTTATTGCCCAAAGACGGTATTTCCATGCAGTCTATCCGCAAGTACTTTGATGAACATCCGAAAGATGCATACAAGCTACTGGCCACAAACCCAAGCTATGTGTTTTTCAAACTAGCTGATAGTGGCCCGTACGGAGCAATGGGGCAACCGCTCACCCCGCGCGTGTCACTGGCAACAGACCCGTCATTTATTCCACTGGGAAGCGTTTTCCTTTTTGATGTTCCACTACCGGAAAAAGACGAACAAGGTGCATTCCAGTATGGCGAAAACATTAAAGGGCTGGGACTGGCACAAGATACTGGTGGAGCTATCAAAAAGCATCACTTAGATTTCTTTAGCGGCTACGGTGAAGAGGCGACTTGGATTGCAGGTCACATGAACACAAACGGCGCAGTATGGCTGCTGTTACCGAAATAG